A part of Myxococcus landrumus genomic DNA contains:
- a CDS encoding ATP-binding protein, producing the protein MKQHLRSLRPLGGLFFRMYAGIIVAIVLAVTLMLELASRRMPPQSLDTSQAEVHSESSGRELEGLTQGLQWLIEKELLSQPQERWAEVVAGWRPHFDYPIELRPRDAVLAMNLPTRVRERLARGLPSAWMHSSGVAGDRVLLFLPLRGSEQLVVQSLRLGPGPQRVVEFLGLETSVLLIVLGLALLALTWPLYRHVTRLAATASAFGEGDFQARAESRAPEPIGHMARTFNDMAERIQRMSQEQQASLQAISHELRTPISRLHFALYMARETGDVEALHAQLGDMEKDVGELDQLTEELLTYTRLHRDAPPLEWARVDLTAMVTDLFRQLSVFNPDLKPRLHAEGLVEGTGSERYLRRAIGNLIRNAQRHARSELHVHVRQDASGCTVSVDDDGPGIPPEERERLFLPFTRLDDSRNRKTGGHGLGLAIVHRVMQAHQGHASVAEAPLGGARVTLSWPRLPSGAVTNGDNR; encoded by the coding sequence ATGAAGCAGCACCTGCGTTCACTCCGCCCGCTGGGCGGACTCTTCTTCCGGATGTACGCGGGCATCATCGTCGCCATCGTGCTCGCCGTCACCCTGATGCTGGAGCTGGCCTCGCGGCGCATGCCGCCGCAGTCGCTCGACACGAGCCAGGCCGAGGTCCATTCGGAGTCGTCGGGCCGCGAGCTGGAGGGGCTCACGCAAGGGCTGCAATGGCTCATCGAGAAGGAGCTCCTCTCCCAGCCTCAGGAGCGGTGGGCGGAGGTCGTGGCCGGATGGCGGCCGCACTTCGACTACCCCATCGAGCTTCGCCCGCGAGACGCGGTGCTCGCCATGAACCTCCCCACGCGGGTTCGCGAGCGGCTGGCGCGAGGGCTTCCCTCCGCGTGGATGCACTCCTCGGGAGTGGCAGGGGACCGGGTGCTCCTGTTCCTGCCTCTGCGCGGCTCGGAGCAGCTCGTGGTGCAGTCACTGCGACTCGGCCCCGGGCCCCAGCGCGTGGTGGAGTTCCTCGGGCTGGAGACGTCCGTGTTGCTCATCGTGCTCGGACTCGCCTTGCTCGCGCTCACCTGGCCGCTGTACCGCCACGTCACGAGGCTCGCCGCCACCGCGAGCGCTTTCGGCGAAGGCGACTTCCAGGCCCGTGCGGAGTCCCGAGCCCCCGAGCCCATCGGCCACATGGCGCGGACCTTCAACGACATGGCGGAGCGCATCCAGCGGATGAGCCAGGAGCAGCAGGCCAGCCTCCAGGCGATTTCGCACGAGCTGCGCACCCCCATCTCCCGCCTGCACTTCGCCCTGTACATGGCTCGCGAGACAGGGGACGTGGAGGCGCTGCACGCGCAGCTCGGAGACATGGAGAAGGACGTGGGCGAGCTGGACCAGCTCACCGAGGAGCTCCTCACGTACACGCGCCTGCACCGGGATGCCCCGCCGCTGGAGTGGGCGCGCGTGGACCTCACGGCGATGGTGACGGACCTCTTCCGCCAGCTCTCCGTGTTCAACCCGGACCTGAAGCCACGGCTCCACGCCGAGGGCCTCGTGGAGGGCACGGGCTCGGAGCGCTACCTGCGGCGAGCCATCGGCAACCTCATCCGGAACGCGCAGCGCCATGCCCGCTCGGAGCTGCACGTCCACGTGCGCCAGGATGCATCCGGCTGCACTGTCTCCGTGGATGATGACGGGCCCGGAATCCCTCCAGAGGAGCGGGAGCGGCTCTTCCTCCCGTTCACCCGCCTGGATGATAGCCGCAACCGCAAGACCGGAGGCCACGGGCTGGGGCTGGCCATCGTCCACCGCGTCATGCAGGCCCACCAAGGACACGCGAGCGTGGCGGAGGCGCCACTCGGAGGCGCACGCGTCACCCTGTCCTGGCCCCGGCTTCCCTCGGGCGCGGTGACAAACGGTGACAATCGCTGA
- a CDS encoding response regulator transcription factor codes for MASVPYILLVEDDERLARLVSSFLEGQGFRVRTVANGPDALASLQHEAPDCLVLDILLPGMDGIEVCRRARASYSGWILMLTALDEDIHEVVALDTGADDYVTKPVRPQVLLSRLRALFRRTARDTRKSTQDARWLPSVGLRIDGVLRTVSLAESPVHLTDAEFDLLWLLANRAPEVLSRDDLLSALRGIEHDGLDRSIDMRISKLRRKLGDEQPPHRIIKTVRGRGYFCTPE; via the coding sequence ATGGCGTCTGTTCCGTACATCCTCCTCGTGGAAGACGATGAGCGGCTGGCCCGGCTGGTCAGCTCCTTCCTGGAGGGGCAGGGCTTCCGGGTGCGGACCGTGGCCAATGGCCCGGATGCGCTCGCTTCCCTCCAGCACGAAGCTCCGGACTGCCTCGTCCTCGACATCCTCCTGCCTGGGATGGATGGCATCGAGGTGTGTCGCAGAGCGCGAGCCAGCTACTCCGGCTGGATTCTCATGCTCACCGCCCTGGACGAGGACATCCACGAGGTGGTGGCGCTCGATACCGGCGCGGATGACTACGTCACCAAGCCGGTGCGCCCCCAGGTGCTGCTGTCCCGGCTGCGAGCCCTCTTTCGGCGCACCGCGCGAGACACCCGCAAGTCCACGCAGGACGCCCGGTGGCTTCCCTCGGTGGGGCTGCGCATCGACGGAGTTCTCCGCACGGTGAGTCTCGCGGAGTCCCCCGTACACCTCACGGACGCCGAGTTCGACCTGCTGTGGTTGCTCGCCAACCGCGCGCCCGAGGTGCTCAGCCGGGACGACCTGCTCTCCGCGCTGCGCGGCATCGAACATGATGGCCTGGACCGCTCCATCGACATGCGCATCTCCAAGCTGCGCCGGAAGCTGGGCGACGAGCAGCCGCCGCATCGAATCATCAAGACGGTGCGGGGCCGTGGCTACTTCTGCACGCCGGAGTAG
- a CDS encoding DNA/RNA non-specific endonuclease, whose translation MKKLSVAAMFVLLGTGCGVTDTTLGGEGVASQMEQDYGGPSGLMDFFATHTEEEIRAAMKPYGVGYVVHGDVSQAAISDCPKYFPASDRSIWHNFDGEYYFIDSAGRPNRAYKDLPPIVAAPRVSTCQTNVGQWGDAENPSNDYDGGHLIGSQLGGWGGRANLVPQDANFNRGNWVALENAMADCGSLPSGRMRYTLGANYPNSTTLIPNTMTMEIQNQSSGASVSLSFTNTDGGGSNGASERARGVNWLTSQGCI comes from the coding sequence ATGAAAAAGCTTTCCGTTGCGGCGATGTTTGTCCTGTTGGGCACGGGTTGCGGCGTCACGGACACGACGCTGGGCGGCGAAGGGGTCGCCAGTCAGATGGAGCAGGACTACGGGGGCCCGAGCGGCCTCATGGACTTCTTCGCGACCCACACGGAGGAGGAGATTCGTGCGGCGATGAAGCCATACGGCGTGGGGTACGTCGTCCATGGGGATGTCTCCCAGGCGGCGATCAGCGACTGCCCCAAGTACTTCCCGGCGAGTGATCGGAGCATCTGGCACAACTTCGATGGTGAGTATTACTTCATCGACAGCGCGGGCCGGCCGAACCGGGCCTACAAGGACCTGCCGCCCATCGTCGCCGCGCCGCGTGTCTCCACGTGTCAGACGAACGTGGGGCAGTGGGGCGACGCGGAGAACCCGAGCAACGACTACGACGGCGGGCACCTCATCGGCTCGCAGCTGGGCGGCTGGGGCGGGCGCGCGAACCTGGTGCCGCAGGATGCCAACTTCAACCGTGGAAACTGGGTCGCCCTGGAGAACGCGATGGCGGACTGCGGAAGCCTGCCGAGCGGCCGGATGCGCTACACGCTTGGGGCGAACTACCCGAACAGCACCACGCTCATCCCCAACACCATGACGATGGAGATCCAGAACCAGTCCTCCGGGGCGAGCGTGTCCCTGTCCTTCACGAACACGGACGGCGGCGGCTCGAATGGAGCCAGTGAGCGCGCCCGCGGCGTGAACTGGCTGACCAGCCAGGGCTGTATCTGA
- a CDS encoding alpha/beta fold hydrolase translates to MATLDGLRMRYTVMGEGPALVLLHGFTGAGADWAHVFDLDALGGQYRLVIPDLRGHGGSDNPSEGFSMRQCAADVLALLDSLEVQTCRAIGMSLGGNTLLHAATRAPGRIERMVLVSSTPYYPAQARHLMATFTEESRSEAEWADMRSKHVGGDAQIRALWRHGRGFADSFDDMNFTPPLLGAVRARTLLVQGDQDPLYPVELSLEMYRAIPGSRLWVVPGGGHCPIFGGQREAFAHAAQAFIAGTNA, encoded by the coding sequence GTGGCCACGCTCGATGGCCTGCGGATGCGCTACACGGTGATGGGGGAGGGACCTGCGCTGGTGTTGCTCCATGGCTTCACCGGGGCCGGCGCGGACTGGGCCCATGTCTTCGACCTGGATGCGCTCGGCGGGCAGTACCGCCTGGTCATCCCCGACCTGCGAGGCCACGGTGGGAGCGACAATCCCTCGGAGGGCTTCTCCATGCGTCAGTGCGCTGCGGATGTCCTCGCGCTCCTGGACTCGCTGGAGGTCCAGACGTGCCGCGCCATCGGCATGAGCCTGGGTGGCAACACCCTGCTGCATGCCGCGACGCGGGCGCCGGGCCGCATCGAGCGGATGGTGCTGGTCTCCAGCACACCTTACTACCCGGCGCAGGCGCGCCACCTCATGGCCACCTTCACCGAGGAGTCCCGCTCCGAAGCGGAGTGGGCGGACATGCGCTCGAAGCACGTGGGCGGGGACGCCCAGATTCGAGCGCTCTGGCGACACGGCCGGGGCTTCGCGGACAGCTTCGATGACATGAACTTCACGCCGCCGCTGCTGGGAGCGGTGCGTGCGCGGACGCTGCTCGTCCAGGGCGACCAGGACCCGCTCTATCCCGTGGAGCTGTCCCTGGAGATGTACCGGGCCATTCCCGGCTCCCGCCTGTGGGTGGTCCCCGGTGGTGGCCATTGCCCCATCTTCGGGGGGCAGCGAGAGGCATTCGCTCACGCGGCGCAGGCATTCATTGCCGGCACCAATGCCTGA
- a CDS encoding C2 family cysteine protease: MNDPKLTDAGSNPRFKQMQQGTYKEFAKFQLYGKNDSVKPKHVIQGSIGDCHVHSSIAAVANGDPDAIKSRITPSEDGKSFKVRLDTVDPQTGAHKDEEVTVHAHEVQVDAQFPEELEANPKSTGLLANKKNIIWPLVLEKAYVKLNDARRTDAAIQKNTSPSMITGYEAIEGGFGNLALEALTGRPTGDYQIKNKPDDELFAMLSRANNKDTPVVAGTYPLGGGHTESPATLKEKAFSTKGSSVERGHAYTVMGTHTASNGTKMVTLRNPHGENSRLDGAIHHQKGIVELPLDRFKEKFEMLTYVK, encoded by the coding sequence TTGAATGACCCCAAGCTGACCGACGCGGGAAGCAACCCGCGCTTCAAGCAGATGCAGCAGGGGACCTACAAGGAGTTCGCCAAGTTCCAGCTCTATGGCAAGAACGACTCCGTCAAGCCGAAGCACGTGATTCAAGGCTCGATTGGTGACTGCCATGTGCACTCGTCGATTGCCGCCGTGGCCAACGGGGACCCGGACGCCATCAAGAGCCGAATCACGCCCTCGGAGGACGGCAAGAGCTTCAAGGTGAGGTTGGACACGGTGGACCCCCAGACGGGTGCCCACAAGGATGAGGAAGTCACGGTCCACGCGCATGAAGTCCAGGTGGACGCCCAGTTCCCCGAGGAGCTGGAGGCGAATCCCAAGTCGACCGGCCTGCTGGCCAACAAGAAGAACATCATCTGGCCGCTGGTTCTCGAGAAGGCCTACGTGAAGCTCAACGACGCGCGGAGGACCGACGCGGCCATCCAGAAGAACACGAGCCCGTCGATGATTACGGGGTACGAAGCCATCGAAGGAGGCTTCGGCAACCTGGCCCTGGAGGCGCTGACCGGCAGGCCCACGGGGGACTACCAGATCAAGAACAAGCCCGACGATGAGCTCTTCGCGATGCTCTCTCGGGCCAACAACAAGGACACGCCCGTGGTGGCGGGCACCTATCCGTTGGGCGGCGGCCATACGGAGTCCCCCGCGACGCTCAAGGAGAAGGCCTTCTCCACGAAGGGCTCGAGCGTGGAGCGGGGACACGCGTACACGGTCATGGGCACCCACACGGCCAGCAACGGCACGAAGATGGTGACGCTCCGCAATCCTCACGGGGAGAACTCACGACTGGATGGTGCCATCCATCACCAGAAGGGCATCGTGGAGCTGCCGCTCGACCGGTTCAAGGAGAAGTTCGAGATGCTGACCTACGTCAAGTAG